Proteins from a genomic interval of Harpia harpyja isolate bHarHar1 chromosome 7, bHarHar1 primary haplotype, whole genome shotgun sequence:
- the TYW5 gene encoding tRNA wybutosine-synthesizing protein 5 isoform X1 encodes MERREQPVVPVARLAGVRREQFLRDIYPRRKPVVLKGMELGTCTTKWTVDYLSQAEGSKEVKIHVSAVPQMDFLSKNFVYRTLPFDVFVQRAAEVKHKEYFLSEDEKYYLRSVGEDARKDIADIRKQFPVLAEDVQIPEYFEKEQFFSSVFRISSAGLQLWTHYDVMDNFLIQVTGKKRVVLYSPRDAPYLYLSGTKSKVLDVDNPDLEKYPLFVKAKRYQCFLEAGDVLFIPALWFHNVISEEFGVALNVFWKHLPAESYDKSDTYGNKDPTAASRAIQILDRALKTLEELPEEYRDFYARRMVLRIQEKAYRNDYG; translated from the exons AGAAAGCCAGTAGTGCTGAAAGGAATGGAACTGGGCACTTGCACAACCAAATGGACAGTAGATTACTTGAGCCAAGCTGAAGGATCTAAAGAAGTAAAGATTCATGTTTCTGCAGTGCCACAGATGGATTTCCTCAGTAAGAACTTTGTGTATAG aacTCTGCCTTTTGATGTATTTGTACAAAGAGCAGCTGAAGTCAAACACAAGGAGTACTTTCTTTCTGAG GATGAAAAGTACTATTTGCGATCAGTGGGTGAAGATGCTAGGAAG GATATTGCAGATATCAGAAAGCAGTTTCCTGTTTTGGCAGAAGATGTTCAGATTCCAGAGTATTTTGAGAAGGAACAGTTTTTCTCTAGTGTATTCCGCATCAGCTCAGCTGGATTACAGTTATGGACACATTATGAT GTAATGGATAACTTCTTAATCCAAGTAACAGGGAAAAAACGAGTTGTTTTGTATAGTCCTCGAGATGCACCGTATTTATATTTATCAG GTACTAAGTCAAAGGTGCTGGATGTGGATAACCCAGATTTAGAGAAATATCCCCTTTTTGTGAAAGCCAAGCGCTATCAGTGTTTTCTGGAAGCAGGAGATGTGTTATTTATTCCAG CTTTGTGGTTCCACAATGTAATTTCTGAGGAATTTGGAGTGGCACTGAATGTCTTTTGGAAGCACCTTCCTGCAGAGTCCTATGATAAGAGCGACACTTACGGAAATAAAGATCCCACAGCAGCCTCTAGAGCTATACAGATCTTGGACAGGGCCTTGAAAACACTTGAAGAACTACCTGAGGAATATAGGGATTTTTATGCTCGGAGAATGGTGTTACGCATCCAAGAAAAAGCCTATAGGAATGATTACGGATAA
- the TYW5 gene encoding tRNA wybutosine-synthesizing protein 5 isoform X2 encodes MELGTCTTKWTVDYLSQAEGSKEVKIHVSAVPQMDFLSKNFVYRTLPFDVFVQRAAEVKHKEYFLSEDEKYYLRSVGEDARKDIADIRKQFPVLAEDVQIPEYFEKEQFFSSVFRISSAGLQLWTHYDVMDNFLIQVTGKKRVVLYSPRDAPYLYLSGTKSKVLDVDNPDLEKYPLFVKAKRYQCFLEAGDVLFIPALWFHNVISEEFGVALNVFWKHLPAESYDKSDTYGNKDPTAASRAIQILDRALKTLEELPEEYRDFYARRMVLRIQEKAYRNDYG; translated from the exons ATGGAACTGGGCACTTGCACAACCAAATGGACAGTAGATTACTTGAGCCAAGCTGAAGGATCTAAAGAAGTAAAGATTCATGTTTCTGCAGTGCCACAGATGGATTTCCTCAGTAAGAACTTTGTGTATAG aacTCTGCCTTTTGATGTATTTGTACAAAGAGCAGCTGAAGTCAAACACAAGGAGTACTTTCTTTCTGAG GATGAAAAGTACTATTTGCGATCAGTGGGTGAAGATGCTAGGAAG GATATTGCAGATATCAGAAAGCAGTTTCCTGTTTTGGCAGAAGATGTTCAGATTCCAGAGTATTTTGAGAAGGAACAGTTTTTCTCTAGTGTATTCCGCATCAGCTCAGCTGGATTACAGTTATGGACACATTATGAT GTAATGGATAACTTCTTAATCCAAGTAACAGGGAAAAAACGAGTTGTTTTGTATAGTCCTCGAGATGCACCGTATTTATATTTATCAG GTACTAAGTCAAAGGTGCTGGATGTGGATAACCCAGATTTAGAGAAATATCCCCTTTTTGTGAAAGCCAAGCGCTATCAGTGTTTTCTGGAAGCAGGAGATGTGTTATTTATTCCAG CTTTGTGGTTCCACAATGTAATTTCTGAGGAATTTGGAGTGGCACTGAATGTCTTTTGGAAGCACCTTCCTGCAGAGTCCTATGATAAGAGCGACACTTACGGAAATAAAGATCCCACAGCAGCCTCTAGAGCTATACAGATCTTGGACAGGGCCTTGAAAACACTTGAAGAACTACCTGAGGAATATAGGGATTTTTATGCTCGGAGAATGGTGTTACGCATCCAAGAAAAAGCCTATAGGAATGATTACGGATAA